Proteins encoded by one window of Candidatus Nezhaarchaeota archaeon:
- a CDS encoding phosphatidylglycerophosphatase A, whose translation MNSPLRGAQIRVHHGNLMVLLDEPRRVISSAVVNGGMVNARVILNHQVDKDFNHKDPEGYLMGVIERLGLKGVVVGLMTAACVEKYGFSYHEGDGIAVSAIVTAGISNASTCGEPLATQGLSTINTIVLVEASMSDSCMVEAVKTATEAKCRALAHLDVRSISSKELATGTTTDSIAIAELGGKVKFKYAGPGTKLGELIGRAVFEASVQALEKNEGIRAGRSLLDRLRERGITLEDMVTTGLELFVPHPGVETKERASELLREELIELMSDVNVASLVLAGLRLDEDAKRSLIPGLSSLSYFKDPTFLVADEVLGMSIANYCAGTLGQFEYTRFDRAKPGILSRLSPFVDDVIGALVASASSRMYSRALRSLKEREQHANSQNA comes from the coding sequence TTGAACAGCCCATTAAGGGGGGCTCAGATAAGAGTTCATCACGGCAACTTAATGGTGCTTCTAGATGAGCCTCGAAGAGTCATAAGCTCAGCTGTAGTGAATGGTGGGATGGTAAACGCAAGAGTCATATTGAATCACCAGGTTGATAAAGATTTTAACCATAAAGACCCTGAAGGCTACCTAATGGGTGTGATAGAGAGACTTGGACTTAAAGGAGTAGTTGTCGGCTTAATGACTGCAGCTTGTGTGGAGAAGTACGGATTTTCCTATCATGAGGGGGATGGTATAGCGGTCTCAGCCATAGTGACAGCTGGAATCTCAAATGCTTCAACGTGCGGTGAACCTCTTGCTACTCAAGGTCTAAGCACCATAAACACCATAGTGCTAGTCGAAGCATCTATGAGTGACTCCTGTATGGTGGAAGCAGTCAAGACGGCAACTGAAGCTAAGTGTAGAGCGCTCGCTCACTTAGATGTTAGAAGCATTAGTAGTAAGGAGTTAGCTACGGGAACTACAACAGACTCAATAGCCATAGCTGAGCTTGGAGGTAAAGTCAAGTTTAAGTACGCTGGACCTGGAACCAAGCTTGGGGAGCTAATAGGAAGAGCAGTCTTTGAAGCTTCAGTTCAAGCATTAGAGAAGAATGAGGGAATAAGAGCTGGTCGAAGCCTTCTAGATAGGCTTAGGGAGAGGGGTATAACCCTTGAAGACATGGTGACTACAGGGCTTGAGCTCTTTGTCCCACATCCCGGTGTTGAGACTAAGGAGAGAGCTTCTGAACTACTTAGAGAGGAACTCATTGAATTGATGAGTGATGTGAACGTGGCCTCCTTAGTTCTAGCTGGACTGAGACTCGATGAGGATGCTAAGAGGAGCCTCATACCCGGTTTAAGTTCACTAAGCTACTTCAAGGATCCCACATTCTTAGTTGCCGATGAAGTCCTAGGCATGTCGATAGCGAACTATTGTGCTGGAACGCTAGGACAATTTGAGTACACTAGGTTCGATAGAGCTAAGCCAGGTATACTGAGTAGGCTAAGCCCCTTCGTTGACGACGTTATAGGAGCATTAGTAGCGAGCGCCTCATCAAGGATGTACAGTAGAGCCTTAAGGAGCTTGAAGGAGAGGGAGCAGC